From a single Ovis aries strain OAR_USU_Benz2616 breed Rambouillet chromosome 23, ARS-UI_Ramb_v3.0, whole genome shotgun sequence genomic region:
- the TIMM21 gene encoding mitochondrial import inner membrane translocase subunit Tim21, protein MICTLLRAVRCTERLHGCPGKPWFLPHSVPHRACSQTEPRWRWGLQEQNTAARPRYIWGVNQRSIWTQGRSPQSAKEDGSKQVSVHRSQGGETVLSTSQKVKEAGRDFTYLIVVLIGITITGGLFYTIFRELFSSSSPNKIYGKALEKCRSHPEVISVFGEPVKGYGEATRRGRRQHVSFIEYTKDGLKHMRVKFYIQGSEPGKQGTVHLEVKENPESGEYEFRYIFVELEPYSRTIVIEDNRS, encoded by the exons ATGATCTGCACTCTCCTGAGAGCTGTGCGGTGCACGGAGAGGCTGCATGGGTGCCCCGGGAAGCCATGGTTTCTGCCGCACTCCGTGCCTCACAGAGCTTGCTCGCAGACTGAGCCCAGGTGGAGATGGGGGCTGCAAGAGCAGAACACGGCGGCGCGACCTAGGTATATTTGGGGAGTCAACCAGAGATCCATCTGGACGCAAGGACGGAGCCCCCAGAGCGCGAAGGAGGACGGCAGCAAGCAAGTGTCTGTGCACAGGAGTCAGGGCGGGGAAACTGTCCTCTCAACGTCACAGAAAG TGAAAGAAGCTGGAAGAGATTTTACCTACTTAATAGTGGTGCTTATTGGAATCACCATTACAG GTGGCTTGTTTTACACGATCTTCAGAGAACTTTTTTCTTCATCTAGTCCGAATAAGATATATGGGAAAGCCCTAGAAAAGTGCAGATCGCATCCTGAG GTCATCAGTGTTTTTGGCGAGCCCGTCAAAGGCTATGGGGAGGCAACACGGCGAGGCCGAAGGCAGCACGTTAG CTTTATTGAATACACAAAAGACGGGCTGAAACACATGCGAGTGAAGTTCTACATCCAGGGCTCGGAGCCTGGGAAGCAGGGAACCGTGCACCTTGAAGTGAAGGAG aacCCAGAAAGTGGTGAATATGAATTTCGATATATATTTGTAGAACTTGAACCTTATTCTAGAACTATTGTCATTGAAGATAATCGATCCTGA